Proteins from a genomic interval of Methanofollis formosanus:
- a CDS encoding minichromosome maintenance protein MCM, with the protein MADEITDVVGEWVAFLSRYCKREVAEVEREFPFKRSVYIDYQTLQASGASGLRLADEVIEKPGKAIGDIRDALRQMTVIDEEKVRKVNIRFHHIERVTGIRDIRAFHINRFVSVQGIIRKTTDVRPRIIEAFFQCPGCGTETRIRQGLGQFEEPDECANPECRRKKLKMIPARSRFVDSQKVRVQESPEGLRGGERPQTLDVEVADDLTGAIAPGDRVVLNGVLRSKQRVNYGTKSTLFDLYLECSSVESPEKEFEEVNISEEDEATIRALSEDPELYQKITASIAPSIYGNTEVKEAIALQLFGGVAKDLPDGSRLRGDIHMLLVGDPGIAKSQMLRYVVKLSPRGIYTSGKSSTSAGLTATAVKDDFGDGSWTLEAGALVLADMGVAAVDEMDKMAKEDRSALHEAMEQQTISVAKAGITATLRSRCALLGAANPKLGRFDAYAPIAEQINMPPSLLSRFDLIFIMTDKPDEKRDSAIANHIVSAHRVGELIMQQQTGPVSPDHAELLAAESVTVDPPIPPDVLRKYVAYSKRYITPLITDEAREILIAYYLKLRHLADENKPVPVTARQLEALVRLGEASARIRLSRTVEPADAERVVKIVDLCLRQVAYDAETGTLDIDKWASGITKKKRDLIRTIKDTIKELSGEDGTARTAEVIEALAREGFDREDVEEQLEKMFRFGQAMQPRRGIVRLI; encoded by the coding sequence ATGGCCGACGAGATCACCGACGTGGTCGGCGAGTGGGTCGCTTTCCTCTCCAGGTACTGCAAGCGAGAGGTCGCGGAGGTCGAGCGCGAGTTCCCGTTCAAGCGCTCGGTGTACATCGACTACCAGACCCTGCAGGCCTCGGGCGCTTCGGGCTTGCGTCTGGCCGACGAGGTGATCGAGAAACCGGGCAAGGCGATCGGGGACATCAGGGACGCCCTGCGCCAGATGACCGTCATCGACGAGGAGAAGGTCAGGAAGGTCAACATCCGCTTCCACCATATCGAGCGGGTCACCGGGATCAGGGACATCAGGGCCTTCCACATCAACCGCTTCGTCTCGGTCCAGGGGATCATCAGGAAGACCACCGACGTCCGTCCCAGGATCATCGAGGCCTTCTTCCAGTGTCCGGGGTGCGGGACCGAGACGCGGATCCGGCAGGGCCTCGGGCAATTCGAGGAGCCCGACGAGTGCGCGAACCCGGAGTGCCGGCGGAAAAAACTGAAGATGATCCCGGCGCGGTCGCGTTTCGTCGACTCGCAGAAGGTGCGGGTGCAGGAATCCCCCGAGGGGTTGCGCGGCGGCGAGCGCCCGCAGACCCTCGACGTCGAGGTGGCCGACGACCTCACCGGTGCGATCGCTCCCGGCGACCGGGTGGTCCTCAACGGCGTCCTCCGCTCGAAACAGCGGGTGAACTACGGGACGAAGTCCACGCTCTTCGACCTCTACCTGGAATGTTCCTCGGTGGAGTCGCCTGAGAAGGAGTTCGAGGAGGTGAACATCTCAGAGGAGGACGAGGCGACGATCCGGGCGCTCTCAGAGGATCCGGAGTTGTACCAGAAGATCACCGCCTCGATCGCCCCGTCCATCTACGGGAACACCGAGGTGAAGGAGGCGATCGCCCTGCAACTCTTCGGCGGGGTGGCGAAAGACCTGCCCGATGGGTCGCGTCTGCGCGGCGACATCCACATGCTTCTCGTCGGCGACCCGGGGATCGCGAAGTCGCAGATGCTCCGCTATGTCGTCAAACTCTCGCCGCGGGGGATCTATACCTCCGGCAAGTCCTCCACCTCCGCGGGATTGACGGCGACGGCGGTGAAGGACGACTTCGGCGACGGGAGTTGGACCCTGGAGGCCGGTGCCCTGGTCCTCGCCGACATGGGGGTCGCGGCCGTGGACGAGATGGACAAGATGGCCAAGGAGGACCGCAGCGCCCTGCACGAGGCGATGGAGCAGCAGACGATCTCGGTGGCGAAGGCCGGGATCACGGCGACGCTCCGCTCGCGCTGTGCGCTCCTCGGCGCGGCCAACCCCAAACTCGGGCGGTTCGATGCTTACGCACCCATCGCCGAGCAGATCAACATGCCGCCCTCGCTCCTCTCCCGCTTCGACCTCATCTTCATCATGACCGACAAGCCCGACGAGAAGCGGGACTCGGCGATCGCCAACCACATCGTCTCGGCGCACCGGGTGGGCGAGTTGATCATGCAGCAGCAGACCGGCCCGGTCTCCCCCGACCACGCCGAACTTCTGGCCGCGGAGAGCGTCACCGTCGACCCGCCTATCCCGCCCGACGTACTCCGCAAATATGTCGCGTACTCGAAGCGGTACATCACCCCCCTCATCACCGACGAGGCGCGGGAGATCCTCATCGCCTACTATCTCAAACTCCGTCACCTGGCAGACGAGAACAAACCGGTGCCGGTGACGGCGCGGCAACTCGAAGCTCTGGTCCGCCTCGGCGAGGCGAGCGCACGCATCCGGCTCTCACGCACCGTCGAACCCGCGGACGCCGAGCGCGTCGTCAAGATCGTCGACCTCTGTCTCCGGCAGGTGGCCTACGACGCCGAGACCGGCACGCTGGACATCGACAAGTGGGCGAGCGGGATCACCAAGAAGAAACGCGACCTCATCCGCACGATCAAAGACACGATCAAAGAACTCAGCGGCGAGGACGGCACGGCCAGGACCGCCGAGGTGATCGAGGCCCTGGCCCGAGAAGGCTTCGACCGCGAGGACGTCGAGGAGCAACTGGAGAAGATGTTCCGCTTCGGCCAGGCGATGCAGCCGAGGCGGGGGATCGTGCGGTTGATCTGA
- a CDS encoding S8 family serine peptidase, with product MNKRTGMWSFSILMALLLVSMATGASADSLSEYSDENRIFEEKALKVVSERNNIPIEQLEIRHSAVAQYPLTGEIIHSYKVRDTQSEEYYPVSIDEKQNVVDVDRVAETEQAEYADRYGKFSPDLYKKLQKADPDENISIWIWMTEPENMPEIEKDASDKKQEESRESRTQMYLSHEKPVIDLLRAEGIEITYASKLSPSIFADLPPDMILELSTRSDVVSIALSGSGKVELNSAAPSVKAPDVWNRGITGSGVQIAVIEDQGIAFTNPYLAEGSYYDPPESTSDLSDHATWVAGIIASTHQSYRGIANGCPALMSANAGDEFTDSDIITATEWAIANGADILSCSFMWPWSINDPPEELHTLHMNQMDRYYDHVVYYDHKTVVKSAGNLGSTGGNITSPGLAYNVITVGAYDDHDSATWSDDAVTYYSSFKDPISSHGDREKPEVVAPSGIDDEISMFSTSRSNPWISDAGAGTSFAAPVVSGEAALLIDRVDWLENYPESVKAAIMASAINNLEGESRLSDRDGAGGVDCSIADDIAGDNHVFHETLLYFDFPKVYEIYASRGQVIRAVLCWNSHPNDNHPPSSDPLRSDLDLTVYDPDSNLITDSVSFDNSYEIVEFTAPVSGTYTIQVDRSDLDDDFERIGFAYCYA from the coding sequence ATGAACAAAAGGACTGGGATGTGGTCATTCTCCATACTCATGGCACTGTTGCTGGTGAGTATGGCGACGGGAGCAAGTGCAGATTCTCTTTCTGAATATTCAGACGAAAACCGGATTTTCGAAGAAAAAGCCCTTAAAGTGGTTTCTGAAAGGAATAATATTCCTATAGAACAACTGGAGATCCGTCATTCGGCAGTAGCGCAGTATCCTCTCACGGGTGAGATAATACACTCATATAAAGTGCGGGATACGCAATCAGAGGAGTATTATCCAGTCAGTATAGATGAAAAGCAGAATGTCGTGGATGTCGATCGAGTTGCAGAAACAGAGCAAGCAGAGTATGCGGATCGATATGGAAAGTTCTCTCCAGATCTATACAAAAAACTCCAGAAAGCAGACCCGGATGAGAACATATCCATATGGATCTGGATGACCGAGCCAGAAAACATGCCTGAGATCGAAAAGGACGCGAGTGACAAAAAACAAGAGGAATCGCGCGAGTCCCGAACACAGATGTATCTCTCGCATGAAAAGCCGGTGATCGATCTTCTCAGGGCAGAAGGGATCGAGATCACCTATGCCAGCAAACTCTCTCCGTCGATATTTGCCGACCTGCCTCCTGATATGATACTCGAACTGAGCACAAGATCCGATGTCGTATCGATCGCCCTTTCAGGGTCGGGTAAAGTTGAACTGAATTCTGCGGCACCGTCGGTGAAGGCACCTGATGTCTGGAATCGGGGGATCACAGGATCGGGGGTCCAAATTGCAGTTATTGAAGATCAAGGCATTGCATTTACAAATCCATATTTAGCCGAAGGAAGTTATTACGATCCTCCAGAATCAACTTCAGATTTGAGTGATCATGCAACCTGGGTTGCTGGCATCATTGCAAGCACCCACCAGTCATATCGGGGTATTGCAAACGGCTGTCCCGCTCTCATGAGTGCAAACGCAGGAGATGAATTTACGGACAGCGATATCATTACAGCGACAGAGTGGGCGATTGCAAACGGGGCAGATATCCTTTCATGTAGTTTTATGTGGCCGTGGAGCATCAACGATCCTCCGGAAGAACTCCATACCCTCCACATGAACCAGATGGACCGGTATTATGATCATGTCGTCTATTATGATCATAAGACTGTCGTCAAATCTGCGGGTAATCTCGGAAGCACTGGTGGAAACATCACAAGTCCGGGACTCGCGTATAATGTGATAACTGTCGGGGCATACGACGATCACGACTCTGCAACATGGTCAGACGATGCTGTGACATACTATTCAAGTTTCAAAGATCCGATATCAAGTCATGGCGACAGGGAAAAACCCGAAGTTGTTGCACCAAGCGGAATCGACGATGAAATCAGTATGTTCTCAACATCGAGATCGAATCCATGGATATCCGATGCAGGCGCCGGAACCAGTTTTGCCGCACCAGTCGTTTCCGGTGAAGCAGCGCTTCTCATAGACCGAGTCGATTGGCTCGAAAACTACCCTGAATCCGTCAAAGCTGCCATCATGGCGTCTGCGATCAACAACCTCGAAGGAGAAAGTAGATTAAGTGATAGAGACGGAGCAGGCGGAGTCGACTGCTCGATAGCTGATGATATTGCAGGGGACAATCACGTTTTCCACGAAACGCTACTCTATTTTGACTTCCCAAAAGTTTATGAGATCTACGCATCAAGAGGACAGGTGATCCGTGCTGTCCTTTGTTGGAACTCGCATCCCAATGATAATCATCCTCCGTCAAGCGATCCACTACGATCTGACCTGGACCTCACAGTTTACGATCCTGACAGTAATTTAATTACAGATTCGGTTAGCTTCGACAATAGTTATGAGATCGTCGAATTCACAGCACCAGTCAGTGGAACATATACGATACAGGTAGATCGGAGTGATCTGGACGATGATTTTGAACGGATCGGCTTTGCATACTGTTATGCATGA
- a CDS encoding immunoglobulin-like domain-containing protein, translated as MKKILPALMLTIIAVVIAGCMNADIPPPANISTTPSPSLDTPLSPTPTLHDDRGVRVFTDHGSYYIGGIVTFGIENNGHEKIEFLFGAPISTQIKQNGTWISFRAFGVNMGPTENIWSVHPGETKTFMWDTSKGCRIADKKMTTPPPGQYRIVFHGGFASDEFTLMERPEGEPAMYNISTFSDGSHLEIVTDETSYSAGDVVTFQVINNGAEESRFPSNTPLEIQTKTNGNWTPAEILPCTDYHILSNGWNLQPGETETYWWDTGGTKCESWFEENMTAPPGIYRIVLRFGTYKGPIEFVSGEFTIQEIRRGA; from the coding sequence ATGAAAAAAATTTTGCCGGCACTCATGCTGACTATCATTGCGGTAGTCATTGCGGGTTGTATGAATGCAGATATTCCACCTCCAGCAAATATTTCCACAACCCCCTCTCCCTCTCTTGATACTCCTCTGTCTCCTACACCCACACTCCACGATGATCGTGGCGTCAGGGTGTTCACCGATCATGGGTCATACTATATCGGCGGCATCGTGACCTTCGGGATCGAGAACAACGGACATGAAAAAATCGAGTTCCTGTTCGGTGCCCCGATCTCCACCCAGATAAAACAGAACGGCACCTGGATCAGTTTCAGGGCATTTGGCGTGAATATGGGGCCGACAGAAAATATCTGGTCTGTTCATCCCGGCGAAACGAAAACGTTCATGTGGGATACCAGTAAAGGCTGCCGGATCGCCGACAAAAAGATGACAACCCCACCCCCTGGTCAGTACAGAATCGTCTTTCACGGGGGTTTTGCATCCGATGAGTTCACCCTCATGGAGAGGCCAGAAGGCGAACCTGCGATGTACAACATATCCACCTTCTCAGACGGTTCCCACCTGGAGATCGTCACCGATGAAACATCGTACTCTGCCGGCGACGTCGTTACGTTCCAGGTCATAAACAATGGTGCTGAAGAAAGTCGTTTTCCTTCAAACACTCCCCTCGAGATCCAGACGAAAACAAACGGCAACTGGACCCCTGCCGAAATTCTCCCCTGCACAGACTATCATATACTGTCTAATGGCTGGAATCTTCAACCAGGTGAGACGGAAACCTACTGGTGGGACACCGGCGGCACAAAATGCGAATCCTGGTTCGAGGAGAACATGACCGCACCTCCGGGGATATACCGGATCGTCCTCAGATTCGGCACTTACAAAGGCCCCATCGAGTTCGTATCCGGGGAGTTCACCATTCAAGAGATCCGAAGAGGAGCATGA